From the Paucidesulfovibrio longus DSM 6739 genome, the window ATTCCATGCCCATACGTATAAGGGCGTCGGTAAGTTGCTGCTGCTCCTGTTCGGGCAGTTCCTGGAGCGGGGCCTTAAACGAGGGGAGGTTTCCTAAGTGGAGGTACCCTGGCTGGACGCTCTGCGCGCTAAAGGCCGCAAAGGCGGCCTGTTGCGGGCCGTGGCCCACGCCAAGCTGCGCTTTCTCAAGCTCTACGTGCTCAAGCTCGGCGTGCTCGACGGCCGCGCGGGATTCATCAACGCCTGCGCAGGGGCCTACTACGCCTTTCAGAAATATGTGCGGATCGAAGAGAAGGGAGACTGGGGAGCGTAAGGCCTTGCACCCCCCGCTCCCCAGCCGGTCAGCCGTCAATAGCGGTTGAATTCGTCGCCCAGGTCGATCTCGTCCTCAGGTTCGCGCAGTTCCGATTCCTCCGGCTCCGCTCCCCAGGCGTCCGATTCCAGAGCCGCCGGGGCTGCGCCAGAACGGCGGCTGCCCGCTTCGGGCAAGGCCCGTGTGCTGCTTTCGGCCCTTCCCCCCTCGCCCAGCTTGATCCACTCCAACAATTCCTGGAGCTTGGTAGCCTGATCAGTCAACTCCATGGCTGCCGAAGCGGTTTGTTCGGCGCTGGCCGTATTCTGCTGCGTGACCTTGTCGATCTGCTGCATGCCGGTATCGACCTGCGCAATGCCTTCGGCCTGTTCGCGGGACGCGGCAGCGATGTCCGCCACCAGGTCTGCGACCTTGGAAGCGGCTTCCACGATGCTGTCGAAACTTTCATCCAGGCGCTGGGAAAGCTCCTGCCCGGCCTTGACCCTGGACACGGCGTCCTCGATAAGCTCGGCCGTTTCCTGCGCGGCCTTGGCGCTGCGCCCCGCAAGATTGCGGACTTCTTCGGCGACAACGGCAAAGCCCTTGCCGTGTTGCCCGGCCCTGGCGGCCTCCACGGCCGCGTTGAGCGCCAGAAGGTTGGTCTGGAACGCGATTTCGTCGATGACCTTGATGATCTTGGACACCTGCTGGCTGGACGTGGAAATCTGGTTCATGGATTCACCCATTTCCACACCGGCACGCTTGCCCTGGTCGATGACCTCCTTGACCTTTCCGACCATGCGGTCGGCCTGGGCGGCGGCCTCGGCATTGGCCTTGGTCTGCCCACCCATCTGGGTCATGGTGCTGGAAATCTCCTCCACGGCCGAGGCCTGCTCCGACGCGCCGGAGGAAAGGGACTGGCTGGACTCGGAAACCTGCCCGGCGCTGTTCGCGACCTCATCGGCGGTGATCATGACTTCGCTGAACATGCTGCGCAGCCTTTCGACCATACGCTTGAGCGCCGCGCCCATGGAGTCGCGCTCCGAGGCCAGGGAAACCTTGTGGGTCATGTCGCCGCCTGCGATGGCCTCGGCGACGACCACCCGGCTTTCCAGTCGATCCGCCATGTTGTCCAGCGCCTTGGCCAGACGGCCCATCTCGTCCGCACGCTCCAGGTGCATCCGGTTGGAAAAATAGCCGTCCCGAATGTCCTCCGCCAACCCCACGGCCTGGCGCACGGGAAGTATGATGCTTCGGCCGAGCAGCCAGACCATGAACAGGGCGACAACCACGCCCGCAGACGTGCAGCCGGCGATGACGTAGATCACCATTCGGTAATCCGTCGCGGCATCGATCCTGTCGCCTTCCACTCGGTTGAGGACCACTTCGGTCAGCTTGTCGATATGGCTGCGCATGCTCTCGAAAGCGGCAGCTCCCTCGCCCAGGATTCGCTCCCGCAGCGCGGCATCATAGCCTCGCCCCGCCTTGATGTCTTCCATCAGCTTTGCGGAAAGCGTTTCCCATGTCTTCACATCGGCGTTGAACGCAGTTCGGATGGCTACAACTTCCGGATCCGGGTTGAGCTCAAAAAAAGCGTTCGTGCGATCCTTCATCTGTTTGATATTGGTCTCGTAGTCGTCGAGCAACTGCTTGGCCACGTCCGACCCCGGAGTGGCAAATACCAGGGATCGCTCCGCGACCAGCGCCTGTTGCAGATCCCTGTCCGCCTCCAGCAATTTGTCCATGCTCGGCAACCGGACCTGTAGAACGTTATCAAGATCGGCGAGAAGCGTTCCGGAAACGATGTAACTCGACACTCCCAGCACGACAATTGCGGCCACTGTACAGGCGAAGCCCACGCTCAATTTCAGCCGGATTCCCATGTTGCCCCAGATCGCCATAATGTCTCCTCTCTTGCTGCCGTATTATCGGATCATTCCAAGACATAGTACACTACTGCATCCGCCCATCGGAATCCACGACAATGTTCCCCAGAACACTTCGTACATGACTGCCGGCACAGAATATCAAACAAAAAAACAGGATGTTAGACAGCAAGGATTCTCACAAAAAAAATAAAACGCCCGGCAGAGCCGGGCGTTCAAGAGACATGTTCAAGTGAACGAATGCTCAATTCTGGGTGCGGAGCCACTCCAGAGCGGCGCGGACGTCCAGCGTCCCCGTATAGATGGCGCGGCCGGAGATAGCCCCTTCAAGCCCTTTGGCGCAGAGCGGAGCAAGGCGCTTGAGGTCGTCCAGGGTATGCACGCCGCCTGCGGCGATGACCGGAAGACTGGTGCGCTCGCAAAGCGCTTCCAGAGCGTCGAGATTGACCCCGGTCTGCATGCCGTCGCGGGAGATATCCGTGTAGATGATGAAGGCGGCCCCGGCCAATTCCATGCGGGGCAGCACGTCGAAAATGTGCAGGCCTGCATCCTCGACCCAGCCCTTGGTCTTGAGCTTGCCGTCCACCGCGTCCAGCGAGACCCCCACCTGCCCGGGCAGCGCGGCGCACATCTCGGCGAAAAGCTGCGGCTGCTCCAGGGCGATGGTCCCGATGATCAGGCGGCGCACGCCCGCGTCCACATATGCCCGCGCCGTTTCCAGGTCGCGAATGCCGCCGCCGAGCTGCACGGGAATGTCTATGGCGGAGCAGATGTCGCTGATCAAATCCGCGTTGCGCGGACGGCCGGAAAAAGCGCCGTCCAGATCCACGACGTGCAGATACTCGCAGCCCATGGCGGCCCACTCGCGGGCCATGGCCACGGGGTCAGGCGAAAAGACGGTGACCTGATCCTCCTTGCCCTGGGCAAGGCGCACGCACTGTCCGTCCTTGAGGTCCACCGCGGGGAAAAGAATCACAGTCCCAGCTCCAGAAGCATCTCGTTCAGGCCGTAGCGGGCCAGCTCGTTGGCCGTAAGCCAGGTGCCGCCGCGATCAAAATGACGTCCGGCATTGCCGAGATCCTCGGAAAGCGCACGCTGGGTTTCGTCGTAATGCCTGCGGGCCAGCAAGACTTGGTTCTTCACATCAAGAATATAGAGATCCATGACCACTCCGGCGGGCTTTTCCACACCCCAGTCGCTGCCCTGACGCTCCTGCCAGGAGAGCAGCTGCGGAATGACGAGATAGTCCACCTTCATGCACTCGCCGACGGCGATCCAGTACTTGAGGGCGCTGACGCGCTTCCCGCCGGACTGGTCGAAGGTCGTGATTTCCTGGCACTGCCGCGTGTTGGCGGCGGGAATCACGCCGCTCACGCCGTGGGAGGCCATCAGGTCGGCAACGGTCTGGTCGAGGCTCACGAGCACTTCGCGGGCCACGCCCTTGCCCTCGCTGGGCAGGTATCCGGCAAGAAGCTGCCAGTCGTACTTGGGGTTGGTCACGCCCGCGACGGCGTAAACGCCTTTCGGGCGTTCGATGGGCGGAACGCGATGTTCCGCGCAACCTGCCAGAATGACCGCAGCCATGCAAAAGACCAGAACAGGTGCGATGCGATTCATCAGTCCAAACTCCCTTTGGTGCTGGTGACGCCTTGCCGCGTCAAGGCGACTGCCCGCTTCAGGGCCAGTCCCGTGGCCTTGAAGGCGGCTTCCAGCAGATGGTGGCCGTTGAGGCCGTGCTCATAGCGCAGGTGCAGGTTCATCCCGGCTCGGAAAGCCAGGGACTTGAAAAATTCCCGCCAGAGATCCTTTTCCTCGCCCGCGATCACCGCAGGCAGCAGATCATCGGAATATGCAAGATAGGCCCGGCCGGACAGGTCCACCACGGCTTCGGCCAGGGCTTCGTCCATGGGCACCTTGGCCCAGCCGATGCGTTCTATGCCCGCCTTGTCGCCGAGGGCGTCGGCAAGCGCCTGTCCCAGGCAGAGCCCCACGTCCTCGATGCTGTGGTGGGCGTCGATCTCCAGGTCGCCCTTGCAGGACAGCTCCAGGTCGAACCCGGCCCAGAAAGCCAGGAGCGTGAGCATATGATCCGCGAAGCCGTAGCCGGTGGAAATCTCGGCACGTCCTTGGCCGTCCAGCAAGAGACGGATTCGGATGTCCGTCTCCCTGGTGGTTCTGGTAAGTGTGGCTTCGCGCTTCTGCATGGGCATACCTCTCTCGTATTATAGGAGAACCGGGAAAAAGGAAACCTCCCTATTCCCCTTTGCCATCGACCTGATCCGGACCGGACGCCAGCGCGTCCTGTTCCGCTTCGGCCTTTTTGGCTTCCTGATCCGCCTTTTCTTCCTTGGTGCGCTTGCCGAAGAAGAAGGCGACCCAGATTCCGATTTCATACAGGATCACGAGCGGGCCGGCCATCAGGGTCTGGGTGAACGGATCCGGCGGCGTGAGAACCGCAGCCACGATGAAGGACACGAGGATCGCGTACTTGCGGTACTTGCGAAGCATCCGGTGGTTCACGAGGCCCACGCGGGAAAGGAAGAAGATGAAAATCGGGAGTTCGAAGATCAAACCGAAAGCTATCAGCAGCCGGAGCGAAAAGCCGAGATATTCTGACAGCTTCGGAGTGAAGGAGATCATATCCGAAGTGTAGCTGGCGAAAAACTCGAAGCCGAAGGGGAAGACCACGAAATAGCCGAACAAGCCGCCGGCAACGAAAAACACGGCGGAAATGACGGCTATGGGCATGATCCAGCGCCGTTCATGCGCGTAAAGCCCCGGCGCGACAAAGCACCAGAGCTGATAGAACAGGAACGGGCTCATCAGGAAGAAGCCCGCCACCGCGCCGACCTTGACGTTGGCGAAGAACGCTTCGGGCGGATAGGTGTAGATGAACTGGCCCTGGTGCATGACCACCTTGACCATGGACTGCTGAAGCGAATCGAAGAAAATCGGCAGCTGGTCCATGTAGGGGAAGTCGGTGCCTTCGAGCCCCTTGGCAATTGCCTGCTGGAACTTGAGGAAGAAATCCACGGGCAGCACCGCGGTGTTTTCGGAAACCTTGGTCAGCGCCTTGGCCATGGGTTCCATGAGAATGCGGAACATCTGCTCGGCAAAAGGATAGCAGATCAGGAAGCCGACGATAACGCCGATGGCCGCGCGCGTGAGCCGCTTGCGCAGCTCCAGAAGATGCTCCATGAGCGTCATGCGCCCCTGGCCGTCCTCTTCCTCGCCCTCGGACTCGCCGTCCCCGGACTCTCCGCCTCCGGAGCCATCATCGCCGGAATCACCGGGCTCGCCGGATTCGGAAGCGCTGTCCTCTGCGGAAGCCGCACCTGCCGAGTCCCCATTGGGTTCGGACGTGGGCTCCTCCGTTTCGTCTCCGCCGTCCTCCAGCGAAGGGTCGTCCACCCCAGTGGTTTCCTCGCGGGCGTCCTCGGGCAATTCCTTGGGCGTTCCGTTCTCAGGACTCATGCGCTCTCCCCGCTCTTCTCCGTGGCCGGGGCAGGGGCCGCTTCCGCCGCTGCGGACTCCTGTTCCTTGTTCTTCGTCTCCGCCGGGGAGGAATCCGCTGCGTCGGAAGGAGACTCCAACACGGCCTCGGCCTTTTCCATGGCCGCCTTCTTGGCGGCTTCACGGGCCGCTTCTTCCTGCTTTTTTATTTCCTGCTCGGCCTGTTTGACTTCCTTGTCCAGGGTGTCCTTGACATCCTGGCCGACGCGCTTGAACTCCGCGAGGCCTTTGCCCACGGAGCGCATCATTTCGGGAAGCTTCTGCGGGCCGATGACGATGAGAGCCACGATGATGATAATGATCAGTTCCGTCGAGCCGATGCCGAACATGCCGTTCCCCGTCCTGTCGCCGTTTTTCGAGCAGTACCAGCCACTCCGCCTATTCCCATTCGATGGTGCTCGGCGGTTTGGAGGAAATGTCCAGGACAACCCTGTTCACTCCCTTGACCTCGTTGATGATCCGGTTGGAGATGCGCGCCAGCAGTTCCGACGGCAGCCGCGACCAGTCCGCGGTCATGGCGTCCACGCTGTCCACGATGCGCAAGGCAATGACGTGCTCATAGGTACGGTCGTCGCCCATGACGCCCACGGTCTTGAGCGGCAAGAGCACGGCAAAACCCTGCCATACCTTGCGATACCAATCCGAGGCGAGCAGCTCGTTCTGCACGATGCGGTCCGCGAGGCGCAGAATCTGAAGGCGCTCGCGGGTGATCTCGCCGATGACGCGGATGGCCAGTCCCGGTCCGGGGAACGGGTGGCGCCAGATGATGTGTTCCGGCATGCCCAGCTCGTAGGCGGCGCGGCGCACCTCGTCCTTGAAGAGTTCCCGCAGGGGCTCCACCAGCTTCAGATTCATCTTTTCAGGCAGGCCGCCCACGTTGTGGTGGCTCTTGATGACCGCGGAGGGGCCTTTGAAGGACTCGGACTCGATCACGTCCGGGTAGAGCGTGCCCTGGCCGAGATATTTCACGCCGTCGATGGCCTTGGCCTCGCGGTCGAAGACGTCGATGAAGGTGTAGCCGATGATCTTGCGCTTCTTTTCAGGGTCGGTCACGCCTTCGAGCTTGTTCAGGAACTCGTCGGCCGCGTCCACGCACTTGACGTTGAGCTCGAAGTGCTCCTCCAGGAAGCCGATGACTTCCTGACGCTCGCCCATGCGCAGAAGACCGTTGTCCACGAAGATGCAATGCAGGTTCTTGCCGATGGCCTTGTGCAGCAGCACCGCGGCCACGGTGGAGTCGATGCCGCCGGAAAGGCCGAGCACGACCTTGTCGTCGCCGATCTTGGTGCGCAGCTCCTCCACGGTGTTCTCGACGAAGGAAGCCATGGACCAGGAAGGCTTCAGTCCGGCGACCTTGAAGAGGAAATTCTGGAGCACCAGGGGTCCGTCCTGAGTGTGGGCCACTTCGGGATGGAACTGAAGCGCGTAGATCTTCCGGCCGGGATGGCCCATGGCCGCGAAGGGAATCGACTCGGTCCGGCCCATGATCTCGAAGTCCGGCGGGATGGCCTCGACCCTGTCGCCGTGGGACATCCAGACGGTCATGTCCTCCGGGCTTTCCACGCCCTCGAAGAGCGGGCAGTCGCCCAGGACTTCGAACTGCGCCCGGCCGTATTCGCGCTCGGAAGAGGCCACGACCTTGCCGCCGAGATTGTGGGACAAAAGCTGCATTCCGTAGCAGATGCCCAGAATGGGCAGCCCAAGTTCCAGGTAGGACGGGTCCAGGCCCGGGGAGCCGGGATCAAGCACGCTGGAAGGTCCGCCGGAAAGGATCAGGGCCTGGGGATTGAGCGCCTTGACCCGTTCGGGGTCAACGGTGCAGGGGTGGATCTCCGAATAGACGCCCGCCTCCCGGACGCGCCGGGCAATGAGCTGGGTGAACTGGGATCCGAAGTCGAGAATGACGACTTTGTCCATGCTCTTCTCCTAGTTGGAATCGACCCGGTAGTTGGGCGCTTCCTTGGTGATGGTCACGTCGTGGACGTGGGATTCGCGCAGGCCGGCCATGGAAATCTGCACGAACTGGGCGTTCTCCTGCAATTCCCGGATGCTGGCGCAGCCCGTATAGCCCATGCCGGAGCGCAGGCCGCCGATGAGCTGGTGCAGGGATTCGGCGACCGGGCCGCGATAGGGCACGCGGCCGACGATGCCTTCGGGCACGAGCTTCTTGGATTTTTCCTGGAAATAGCGGTCCGAGCTGCCGCGCTTCATGGCATCGATGGAGCCCATGCCGCGATAGGTCTTGTACGTCCTGCCCTGGTAGAGAATGGTCTCGCCGGGCGACTCCTCGGTTCCGGCCAGGATGGAGCCCATCATGACGGAGGAGGCTCCCGCCGCAATGGCCTTGACCACGTCGCCGGAGAACTTCACGCCGCCGTCCGCGATGACGCATTTGTCCTCTTCGCGCGCAGCCCTGGAAGATTCCATGACCGCGGTGATCTGGGGCACGCCCACGCCCGCCACGATGCGGGTGGTGCAGATGGAGCCGGGGCCGATGCCGACCTTGACCGTGTCCACGCCGGCCTCGATGAGGGCCTTTGTTCCGGCATAGGTGGCCACGTTGCCGCCGATGATCTGGGCCGAGGGGAACGCGGCGCGCAGCGAGCGCACCGAGTCGAGAATGTTCTTGGAGTGGCCGTGGGCCGAGTCGAGCACGAGGAAATCGGCCCCGGCGCGCAGCAGCGCCTCGGCCCGCTCCAGTCCGGCCTCGCCGACGCCGATGGCCGCGCCCACGCGCAGTCGGCCGAGGTCGTCCTTGCAAGCGAAGGGGTACTTCTTGACCTTCTCGATGTCCTTGATGGTGATCAGGCCCTTGAGCTTGTTTTCCTCGTCCACCACGAGCAGCTTCTCGATGCGGTGCTGGTGCAGGTAGCGCTTGGCCTCTTCGGGAGCGATGCCCACGGGCACGGTCACGAGGTTGCGGCTGGTCATCAGCTCGGAGACGCGCGTCTCGCGGTCCTTGACGAAGCGGATGTCGCGGTTGGTGATGATGCCCACGAGATGGTCGCCCTTGACCACGGGCAGGCCGGAGATGCGGTACTCGCTCATGATGTCGAGCACCTTGCCGAGGCTGTCGTCCGGGTGCACGGTGATGGGATCGATGATCATGCCGGATTCGGACTTCTTGACCTTGTCCACTTCCACGCACTGCTCGCGCACGGAGAGGTTCTTGTGCACCACGCCAACGCCGCCATGCCGGGCCAGGGATATGGCCATGCGCGCCTCGGTGACGGTGTCCATGGCCGCCGAGATCAGCGGGATGTTCAGCCGGATTTCCGGCGTCAGTTGGGTGGATACGTCCACGCTGTCCGGGGTCACTTCGGAATATCCCGGAAGCAGGAGCACGTCGTCGAACGTCAGGGCCTTGGTCACGATCTTGTCCATGAGAACCTCGCCTGGGCGATGTTTGTTGATTTCCTGTATGTTAGAGGCCGAGATAGGCCTTTTTCACGCTTTCGTCGGCCAGGAGCTTTTCGCAATCGTCGGCCAGGGTGATCACGCCGTTTTCCATGACATAGCCGCGGTGGCCGGTCTTGAGCGCGAGGTTTGCGTTCTGTTCCACAAGGAAGATGGTCGTGCCCTGCTCCTTGTTGATCTGCTTGACGATCTCGAAGATCTGCTTGACCACGAGCGGAGCGAGCCCCATGGAAGGCTCGTCGAGCAGGAGCAGCTTGGGCCGGGCCATGAGGGCGCGTCCGATGGCCAGCATCTGCTGCTCGCCGCCGGAAAGCGTGCCGCCCGCCTGTCTTCTGCGCTGTTCGAGAATCGGGAACAGCTCGAACACGCGCTGCATGTCCTTCTTGATCCCATCCTTGTCGTTGCGCAGGAACGCACCCATGTCCAGGTTCTCCGTCACGGTCAGCCCGGGGAAGATGAGCCGCCCTTCCGGCACCTGGCAGATGCCCAGGGACACGATCTCCTCGGCGGGCGTGCGGGTGATGTCGCGCCCCTGGAAGAAGATCCTGCCGTTGCGCGGCTGGGTCACCCCGCAGATGGACATCAGCGTGGTGCTCTTGCCGGCTCCGTTGGCCCCGACCAGGGTGATGATCTCCCCTTCGTTGACCGTGATGTCCACGCCGTAGAGGGCCTGGATATTGCCGTAATAGGTGTCGATGGCCTTGATTTCGAGCATGGGCTTAGTCATCGGTGTCCTCCCCGAGATAGGCCTTGATGACTTCCGGGTTCTTGCTCACTTCCTCGGGGGTGCCGGTGGCGATGCGCTGTCCGTAGTCCATGACGTAGATCCGGTCCGAGATGCTCATGACCATCTTCATGTCGTGCTCGATGAGCAGGACCGCGATGTTGAGGGTGTCCCGGATGTGGTCGATGAGTTTTTCCAGCTCCAGGGTTTCCTGGGGGTTCATGCCGGCGGCGGGTTCGTCCAGCAGCAGCAGGAAAGGCTCCGTGGCCATGGCCCGCGCGATTTCCAGACGCCTCTGCGCGCCGTAGGGAAGGTTCGTGGCCAGCTCGTTGGCCCACTTCGCCAGTCCCACCATCTCCAGCATCTCGTAGCTGCGGGTGACGACCTGGGCTTCCTGTTCGCGCGTCTTCTTGTTGAGCAGCACCGCGCCGAGGATGGAGGAACGGTTCCGACAGTGCCGTCCGATCATGACGTTTTCCAGAACGGTCATGGACGGGAAGAGCCGGATGTTCTGGAAGGTCCGGGCCATGCCCAGCTCGGTGACGTGGTTGGGCTTGCGGCCGTTGATCTCCACGCGGTTCTTGCCGTCGGGCAGCGCGAATATCTCGCCCTTGGTGGGCACGTAGATGCCGGTGATGCAGTTGAAGAACGTGGTCTTGCCCGCGCCGTTGGGACCGATGAGCGCCACGATCTCGCCCTGGCGGACCTCCAGGTCCACGTTGTTGAGCGCGCGCAGCCCGCCGAAATCCATGCACAGGCCGCGCACTTCGAGAGCGGTATTATTCATTGGCGTCCACCGCCTTTGCTTTTTCGTAATGGTAGACCTTGCGGCGGGCGCTGATCAGGCCCTGCGGGCGGAAGATCATGACCATGACCATGAACGCTCCAAAGGCGAGCATCCGGTACTCTTCGACGCCGCGCAGCCATTCGGGAACGAGGATCAGCACCAGCGCGCCGGTGATGACGCCCGGAATCGAGCCCATGCCGCCCACGACCACGATGGAGAGGATGATGATCGACTCCATCAGCGAGAAGCTCATGGGGTTGATGAAGGTCGTCTTGGCCGCGAAGACCACGCCCACGAGTCCGGCCCAGGTGGCTCCCAGGGCGAAGGCCGTCAGCTTGGTCTTGGTCTTGTCGATGCCCATGGCCTGGCAGGCGATCTCGTCCTCCTTGAGGGCGAGCCAGGCCCGGCCTATGCGCGAATTCTTCAGCCGTGTGACCACGAATATCGTGAACAGGAGCAGGCCCAGCATGATGTAGTACATGTATTCCGTGGCCTGCATGATGTTCAGGTCGACCACGAAGGGGGGCCGGTCGATGTTCGAGATGCCGGAGGGGCCTTGGGTGAAGTCGGACCAGTTTTCCAGCACGAGCCGGATGATCTCGCCGAAGCCCAGAGTCACGATGGCCAGGTAGTCGCCCTTGAGCCGCAGCACCGGGTAGCCCAGCAGGATGCCGAAGGTGGCGCCGAGGAACATGCCGATGGGCAGCACGTACCAGAAGCTGATGCCGAAGTGGTGGTTCAGGAGGGCGTAGGTGTACGCGCCCACGGCGTAGAAGGCCACGAAGCCGAGGTCGAGCAGGCCGGCGAGGCCGATGACGATGTTCAGGCCCAGGCCGAGCACGACCCAGATCATGAAGTTGACCATGATGTTGGTCTGGTAGAACTGGACCATCTGCGGATAGAGCACTGCCAGAACCAGCAGCAGCATGTACAGCGGGCGCATGGCCTTCTGGTTGTCGGTCAGCCACTGCATCACGTTTTCCGCGTGCGGGTTGACCGGCTCTCCCGCGGCGATGGAACGCCTGCGGAAAAAGGCCTGATAGGCCCAGACCAGGAGCGAAGGCGGGAAAAGGATCATGCAGGGCCAGTCGTGCCAGTCGCCCCGGCGTTCCAGGGGGCTGCGCATCAGGTCCACGAGCCAGAGCGGCGCGAGCAGGATCATGAAGATCTTGTCGGCGGTGGCCAGCGGCTTCGTCGTGTCGCGGCTGATG encodes:
- a CDS encoding methyl-accepting chemotaxis protein, which gives rise to MAIWGNMGIRLKLSVGFACTVAAIVVLGVSSYIVSGTLLADLDNVLQVRLPSMDKLLEADRDLQQALVAERSLVFATPGSDVAKQLLDDYETNIKQMKDRTNAFFELNPDPEVVAIRTAFNADVKTWETLSAKLMEDIKAGRGYDAALRERILGEGAAAFESMRSHIDKLTEVVLNRVEGDRIDAATDYRMVIYVIAGCTSAGVVVALFMVWLLGRSIILPVRQAVGLAEDIRDGYFSNRMHLERADEMGRLAKALDNMADRLESRVVVAEAIAGGDMTHKVSLASERDSMGAALKRMVERLRSMFSEVMITADEVANSAGQVSESSQSLSSGASEQASAVEEISSTMTQMGGQTKANAEAAAQADRMVGKVKEVIDQGKRAGVEMGESMNQISTSSQQVSKIIKVIDEIAFQTNLLALNAAVEAARAGQHGKGFAVVAEEVRNLAGRSAKAAQETAELIEDAVSRVKAGQELSQRLDESFDSIVEAASKVADLVADIAAASREQAEGIAQVDTGMQQIDKVTQQNTASAEQTASAAMELTDQATKLQELLEWIKLGEGGRAESSTRALPEAGSRRSGAAPAALESDAWGAEPEESELREPEDEIDLGDEFNRY
- the hisA gene encoding 1-(5-phosphoribosyl)-5-[(5-phosphoribosylamino)methylideneamino]imidazole-4-carboxamide isomerase, whose amino-acid sequence is MILFPAVDLKDGQCVRLAQGKEDQVTVFSPDPVAMAREWAAMGCEYLHVVDLDGAFSGRPRNADLISDICSAIDIPVQLGGGIRDLETARAYVDAGVRRLIIGTIALEQPQLFAEMCAALPGQVGVSLDAVDGKLKTKGWVEDAGLHIFDVLPRMELAGAAFIIYTDISRDGMQTGVNLDALEALCERTSLPVIAAGGVHTLDDLKRLAPLCAKGLEGAISGRAIYTGTLDVRAALEWLRTQN
- the hisB gene encoding imidazoleglycerol-phosphate dehydratase HisB, which produces MQKREATLTRTTRETDIRIRLLLDGQGRAEISTGYGFADHMLTLLAFWAGFDLELSCKGDLEIDAHHSIEDVGLCLGQALADALGDKAGIERIGWAKVPMDEALAEAVVDLSGRAYLAYSDDLLPAVIAGEEKDLWREFFKSLAFRAGMNLHLRYEHGLNGHHLLEAAFKATGLALKRAVALTRQGVTSTKGSLD
- the tatC gene encoding twin-arginine translocase subunit TatC, translated to MSPENGTPKELPEDAREETTGVDDPSLEDGGDETEEPTSEPNGDSAGAASAEDSASESGEPGDSGDDGSGGGESGDGESEGEEEDGQGRMTLMEHLLELRKRLTRAAIGVIVGFLICYPFAEQMFRILMEPMAKALTKVSENTAVLPVDFFLKFQQAIAKGLEGTDFPYMDQLPIFFDSLQQSMVKVVMHQGQFIYTYPPEAFFANVKVGAVAGFFLMSPFLFYQLWCFVAPGLYAHERRWIMPIAVISAVFFVAGGLFGYFVVFPFGFEFFASYTSDMISFTPKLSEYLGFSLRLLIAFGLIFELPIFIFFLSRVGLVNHRMLRKYRKYAILVSFIVAAVLTPPDPFTQTLMAGPLVILYEIGIWVAFFFGKRTKEEKADQEAKKAEAEQDALASGPDQVDGKGE
- the tatB gene encoding Sec-independent protein translocase protein TatB; the protein is MFGIGSTELIIIIIVALIVIGPQKLPEMMRSVGKGLAEFKRVGQDVKDTLDKEVKQAEQEIKKQEEAAREAAKKAAMEKAEAVLESPSDAADSSPAETKNKEQESAAAEAAPAPATEKSGESA
- the guaA gene encoding glutamine-hydrolyzing GMP synthase, with translation MDKVVILDFGSQFTQLIARRVREAGVYSEIHPCTVDPERVKALNPQALILSGGPSSVLDPGSPGLDPSYLELGLPILGICYGMQLLSHNLGGKVVASSEREYGRAQFEVLGDCPLFEGVESPEDMTVWMSHGDRVEAIPPDFEIMGRTESIPFAAMGHPGRKIYALQFHPEVAHTQDGPLVLQNFLFKVAGLKPSWSMASFVENTVEELRTKIGDDKVVLGLSGGIDSTVAAVLLHKAIGKNLHCIFVDNGLLRMGERQEVIGFLEEHFELNVKCVDAADEFLNKLEGVTDPEKKRKIIGYTFIDVFDREAKAIDGVKYLGQGTLYPDVIESESFKGPSAVIKSHHNVGGLPEKMNLKLVEPLRELFKDEVRRAAYELGMPEHIIWRHPFPGPGLAIRVIGEITRERLQILRLADRIVQNELLASDWYRKVWQGFAVLLPLKTVGVMGDDRTYEHVIALRIVDSVDAMTADWSRLPSELLARISNRIINEVKGVNRVVLDISSKPPSTIEWE
- the guaB gene encoding IMP dehydrogenase — its product is MDKIVTKALTFDDVLLLPGYSEVTPDSVDVSTQLTPEIRLNIPLISAAMDTVTEARMAISLARHGGVGVVHKNLSVREQCVEVDKVKKSESGMIIDPITVHPDDSLGKVLDIMSEYRISGLPVVKGDHLVGIITNRDIRFVKDRETRVSELMTSRNLVTVPVGIAPEEAKRYLHQHRIEKLLVVDEENKLKGLITIKDIEKVKKYPFACKDDLGRLRVGAAIGVGEAGLERAEALLRAGADFLVLDSAHGHSKNILDSVRSLRAAFPSAQIIGGNVATYAGTKALIEAGVDTVKVGIGPGSICTTRIVAGVGVPQITAVMESSRAAREEDKCVIADGGVKFSGDVVKAIAAGASSVMMGSILAGTEESPGETILYQGRTYKTYRGMGSIDAMKRGSSDRYFQEKSKKLVPEGIVGRVPYRGPVAESLHQLIGGLRSGMGYTGCASIRELQENAQFVQISMAGLRESHVHDVTITKEAPNYRVDSN
- a CDS encoding ABC transporter ATP-binding protein, whose translation is MLEIKAIDTYYGNIQALYGVDITVNEGEIITLVGANGAGKSTTLMSICGVTQPRNGRIFFQGRDITRTPAEEIVSLGICQVPEGRLIFPGLTVTENLDMGAFLRNDKDGIKKDMQRVFELFPILEQRRRQAGGTLSGGEQQMLAIGRALMARPKLLLLDEPSMGLAPLVVKQIFEIVKQINKEQGTTIFLVEQNANLALKTGHRGYVMENGVITLADDCEKLLADESVKKAYLGL
- a CDS encoding ABC transporter ATP-binding protein; this encodes MNNTALEVRGLCMDFGGLRALNNVDLEVRQGEIVALIGPNGAGKTTFFNCITGIYVPTKGEIFALPDGKNRVEINGRKPNHVTELGMARTFQNIRLFPSMTVLENVMIGRHCRNRSSILGAVLLNKKTREQEAQVVTRSYEMLEMVGLAKWANELATNLPYGAQRRLEIARAMATEPFLLLLDEPAAGMNPQETLELEKLIDHIRDTLNIAVLLIEHDMKMVMSISDRIYVMDYGQRIATGTPEEVSKNPEVIKAYLGEDTDD
- a CDS encoding ABC transporter permease subunit; translation: MILLAPLWLVDLMRSPLERRGDWHDWPCMILFPPSLLVWAYQAFFRRRSIAAGEPVNPHAENVMQWLTDNQKAMRPLYMLLLVLAVLYPQMVQFYQTNIMVNFMIWVVLGLGLNIVIGLAGLLDLGFVAFYAVGAYTYALLNHHFGISFWYVLPIGMFLGATFGILLGYPVLRLKGDYLAIVTLGFGEIIRLVLENWSDFTQGPSGISNIDRPPFVVDLNIMQATEYMYYIMLGLLLFTIFVVTRLKNSRIGRAWLALKEDEIACQAMGIDKTKTKLTAFALGATWAGLVGVVFAAKTTFINPMSFSLMESIIILSIVVVGGMGSIPGVITGALVLILVPEWLRGVEEYRMLAFGAFMVMVMIFRPQGLISARRKVYHYEKAKAVDANE